The window AAAGCAGTCAAACAAATGTTGTCAGCGCGAGGAGGTCACACCATGTCCGTGCAGCACGTGCAGAACATTTGGAGTCCCGGCGACGGCCGTTCCGGCGACGGCGCGGCGACCGACGTCGCGGGCGCCGAGCGGGCTGCGACGGACGAGGGCCGGCGGGCGGCGCGGTGGGCCGCGCGCGTGCGGGGGCCCGCACTCGGCGTCGCGCAGGTCGTGCTCGCCGGGCTCTTCGTCGTCGTGGGGGTCGCCAAGCTCGTCGGGGCGCCGGCCATGCTCGCCGCGTTCGGCACGATCGAGAACGTGACCGGGCTCGGCGCGTGGCTCCGTCTGCTGACGGGCGCGCTCGAAGTCGCTGGCGGGGCGCTGCTCCTCGTGCGCGCCGTGGCCGGCGTGGGCGCGGTGCTCCTTGGGACGGTGATGGCGGGGGCGGTCCTCGCGCACCTGTTCGTGCTGCGCAGCGCGCCGACCGCGCCGGTCGTCCTCGGCGCCGCGCTCGCCGGCGTCGCCTACGCGCACCGCGACCGGCTCGCGGTCGTGGCGGCTCAGCTGGAGCGGAACCTCTGATGCCACGCGCACCGAGGATGCCACGCTCCGCGGCCGTGGTCGCGCCGGCGCTCGCGGCGCTCGTCGTGATCGCCGGGGCGGGGTGCGCGCCGAGCTCGCAGTTGCGCGCGCCGCAGCTGGCGCCCGGCAACGCGGACGCGCCGGGGGTCGCGGCGACCGTCGCGGCGCTCGCCGGGACCTGGACGGGGCAGTACGACGCCCCCGTCTACGCCCGTCGCGGCGCGCTGCAACTAGCGCTCCGGCCGGCGGCGCGCGTGGACGGCGGCACGCGTACCAGCACCGTCGTCGGCAGCGCGACGATCGCCGGCGCGGGCGCGTCGGCCCGCGTCGCCCTGGACTCCGCGCGCGTCGGGCGCGGGCGCGTCGTGCTCTACTTCGCGCCGTTCGCCGATCCGGAGAGCGGGGCGACGCTGCGGCTCCGCCTGGACGGCGCCCTCGCCGGCGACACGCTCGGCGGCCGCCTGCGGGCCGACGCGGCGGCGACCGTCGTGCCCGAGCGCCACGGCGGGTGGCGGCTGGTCCGCGTCACCGCGCCGGTCACGGCACCCGTTACGGCGTCGCGCCTTCCGTGAGCGCGCCTCCCATGACCACCGCTGCTCCCGTGCGCGGCCGCGGACCCGCCGCGCCCGCGCCGACCGCCGACGTGGCGCGGTCCGTCGCGCGCTCGAAGGTGATGGCGATCCGGTTCGTCGCCCACCTGAGTGCGCTCAGCCCCGCGCGGCGCGCGGAGCTCGCCGCGCGGTTGCGCGACGCCGAGCGCGCGGACGCGGCCGCCGCGCGCGACGCGGCGCGCGCCGACGTCCGCGCGGCCGCGGTCGACCCCACGGTAGTCGGGCGCGACGTCGACGTCCGCCCCTTTCTCGCCGCGCTTGCGCAGCTGACGCGCGACGCGGTCGGCGACGCCGCCGACGGCGACAGCGTCGGCGGCGACACGCTGCTCGCGCGCTGGGCGGACGACGTCGTCCGCGCGCTCCTCGTCCACACGCACCCGGCCTACCGGGCCGACTTCCAGTACCTGTATGCGCCCTTTGCGCCCGACATCGGATTCGACCGGCTCCTCCTCGGCTGACGCGCGCCGGCGCGTCGAATCGCGGCTGCGGCGCGTGTGCGCCGGGTGGCCGGCCGACCAGTTCTCCGCGCTCGTCGCCGACGTTGTCCGCTTCCACGAGCGGTGGGGCGCGTGGGACGGCCTCGTCCCGCGCGCCTGAACGTGCGCGCGCGCGTGCGCCCGAGCGCGCCGCGTCGCGGCGCGATGCCGCCCGCGGCGCCCGCGCCCGCCGCCCGCACCCAACGCGACCTCCCTTCGGCCCGTGAGACCTTCATGCGTATCCCATTCATGCACGTCCCGTTCGGCCCCACCCCGCGCCGGCTGTTGTTAGGCGCGGCCGCCGCGGCGCTCGCCGGCTGTCAGCAGGCGAAGTCGGCCCCGCCCCCCCCGCCGCCCGCCGAGGTGTCGGTGGTCACGGCGACCCCGCAGACCACCGAGGAGCCGCTCGAGTTCGAGGGGCAGGTGCGGGCGTTCCGCACCGTGCAGGTGCGCGCGCAGGTCAGCGGCGTGATCACCGCGCGCCCGTTCACCGAGGGGACCGAGGTCCGCGCGGGCGACGTGCTCTACCGCATCGACCCGACGACGTACGACGCCGACTACCGCGGCTCCGTCGCGCGCGCGGCGCAGGCGCAGGCGCAGCTGTCCAACGCGCAGACGAACGCCGGCCGCCTGCGCCCGCTGCTCGCCGACAACGCCGTCGCGCGGCAGGACGTCGACAACGCGGAGTCGGGCGTGGCGCAGTACCGCGCCGCGCTCGCCGACGCGCGCGCGACGGTCGACCGCTCGCGCAAGAGCCTGAGCGAGACCGTCGTGCGCGCGGAGATCTCGGGGCGGGTCGGCCGCGCGCTGCTCGACCTCGGGACGCGCGTGACCGGGCCGGGCGACGTCCTCACCACCGTCGACGTCGTCGATCCGGTGTACGTCAGCTTCCGCCCCTCCGCCCGCCAGCTGCTGCGCTGGCGGCGCGACCCGGCGCTCGCGCGCGCGATCGCGCCCGGCGGTGCGGCCCGCGTCGAGGCGGTGCTCGCCGACGGGCACCCGTTCCCGGGCGAGGGGCGCATCGGCTACGTCGACCCCGTGGTCGACTCGGCCACCGGCACGCAGGAGTACCGCGCGACGTTCGTGCACCCCCGCGCGCTGCTGGTCCCGGGGCAGTTCGTGCGCGTGCGGCTGCGTGGGCTCGAGCGGCGGGACGCCATCCTCGTGCCCCAGCGGGCCGTGATCGAACAGATGGGGCGGCAGACCGTGTACGTGGTCGACTCGTCCAACAAGATCGTGGCGCGGCAGGTGACCGCCACCGGCTGGTCGGGCGGCGACTGGCTCATCGAGCAGGGCCTCGCGCCGGGCGAGCGCGTCGTCGTCGACGGCGTGCAGAAGATCGGCCCGGGCGCGCCCGTGCGCCCGACCCCGCTCGCGGCGGCCGCGGCCGGCGGGTCGGCCGCGACCACCCCGCCGGCCGCGGCCGCCCGGAGTGGCTCGTGAGCGCCGCGCCGCGCAACGGGACGCCTAACGGCGCCGCGTCCAACGGTACCGGGTCCAACGGCTCGCACGGTGCGAACGGCGCACCGCCGGCCGCCGCGCCGGCCGCCGTTCGCGAGTACCTCTTCGTCCGCCGCCCCGTCCTCGCCATCGTCATCTCGGCGGCCGTGACGCTGCTCGGCCTGATCGCGATGCTCGCGCTGCCGATCAACCGCTACCCGCAGATCACGCCGCCGTCGATCCAGGTGGTCGCGGTCTACCCGGGCGCGAGCGCGCAGGACGTCGCCACCTCGGTGGCCGCCCCGATCGAGCAGCAGCTCAACGGCCTGAACGGGCTGCTCTACTATAAGTCGTCGAACTCGAGCGACGGGGTGATGAACCTGTCGGTCACCTTCGACATCGCGCGCGACCAGGACCTGGCCGCGGTCGACGTGCAGAACGCGATCTCGGTCGCCAGCCCGCAGCTCCCCGCGGCCGTGCGGCAGAACGGCATCACCGTGACCAAGGCCAACGCCGACATCCTCATGGTCGGCGCGCTCACGTCGAGCAACCCGGGCGACGGCGCCGCGTACCTCACCAACTACGGCAAGCTGTACGTCGAGAACGAGATGAAGCGCCTGCCCGGCGTGGGCGACGCGAGCTTCTTCTCGCCGCTCGACTTCTCGATGCTCCTGAGCCTCGATCCCGAGAAGATGGCGCAGCTCGGGATCACGGTCGACGACGTGCAGGCCGCGGTCCAGCAGCAGAACGCCACGCAGCCCGGCGGCCGGCTCGGCCGCGAGCCGTCGCCCGCGGGCACGCAGCTGACGATCCCCGTCGCGACGAGCGGCCAGCTTACCACGCCCGAGCAATTCGGCGCGATCATCGTGCGCGCGTTGCCTAACGGATCGCTCGTCCGCGTGCGCGACATCGCGAGCGTGCACCTCGGCTCGCGCCAGTACGACATCTCGGGGCGGCTGAACGGCAAGGAGACCGCGCTCTTCGGCGTCTACGCCCGCCCGGGCGCGAACAACCTCGCGGTCAAGGCCGCCGTGGTCGCGCGCATGAACGAGCTCGCCAAGGCGTTCCCGGCCGGCGTGCGCTGGACGATCCCGTTCGACACCACCCCGTTCATCAACGAGAGCATCCGCGAGGTGATCATCACGCTCGCCGAGGCGATGGGGCTGGTGACGCTCGTGGTGTTCGTCTTCCTGCAGAGCTGGCGCGCGACGCTGATCCCGGTGCTCGCCGTGCCGGTCAGCATCATCGGCACCTTCCTCGGCATCGCCGCGCTCGGCTTCACGATCAACACGCTGACGCTCTTCGGGATGGTGCTCGCGATCGGCATCGTCGTCGACGACGCGATCGTCGTGATCGAGAACGTCGAGCGCATCATGTCGACCGAGCACGTCTCGGCCCGCGTCGCGACCAACCGCGCGATGGGGCAGATCTCGGGCGCGCTGATCGCGATCGTGCTGGTGCTCTGCTCGGTGTTCATCCCGGTGGCCTTCGTGCCCGGGATCACGGGCGCGATGTACAAGCAGTTCGCCGTCACGCTCGTCTTCGCGGTGTTGCTCTCGGGCATGGTCGCGCTGACGCTGACGCCCGCGCTCTGCTCGCTGCTGCTCAAGGAGACGCCCGAGGGCGAGACGCACGGCCGCTTCTTCACGTGGTTCAACAAGCGGTTCGGCTCGCTGACCAACGGCTACCTGCGCGCCGCGGGCGGCGTGGTGCGCCGGCCGCGCGTGTGGTACCCGGTGTTCGCGATGGCCGTGGCGCTCATCGCGGTGCTCTTCCGCCGCGTGCCGAGCGGGTTCGTGCCGAGCGAGGACAAGGGCTACTTCGCGCTCTCCGTGCAGCTGCCCGACGCGGCGTCGCTGCAGCGCACGATCGCCACGGTGCAGCAGGTGGAGCAGATCGCGCGCGCGGAGCCCGCGGTGAAGGACGTGGTCGCGATCGCGGGGCTCGACCTGCTCACCACCTCCAACCAGACGAACACGGCGACGATCTTCGTCGGCCTCAAGCCGTGGGGCGAGCGCGGCCCGGGGGAGGACGTCGAGAGCATCCTCGCGCGCGTCAACGGCAAGCTGTTCGGGCTGAAGCAGGCGATCGGCTTCGGGTTCAACCTGCCCGAAATCCCCGGGCTCGGCACGACGGCCGGGCTGGAGATGAACCTGCAGCAGCGCTCGGGCACCGACATCGCCGCGTTCGGCGGCGCGGTGCACCAGTTCGTCCAGGACGCGAACAAGGTCGCCACGCAGGGTGCCAACGGCGGCGTGCGCACCGACGTGCCGCAGCTCTTCGTGCACGTCGACGAGGACGCGGCGCGGGCGCGCGGGGTGGGGACGTCGTCGGTGTTCGCGACGCTGCAGACGATGCTCTCGACGCTCTACATCAACGACTTCACGCTCTACGGCCGCCCGTACCGCGTGCAGGCCGAGGCGCAGCAGCAGTTCCGGCAGACGCCCGAGGACGTGGGGCGCTTCTACGTGCGGGGCGCGGGCGGCGCGATGATCCCGGTCTCCGCGCTCGTCACGACTGAGATGCGGAGCGCGCCGAGCCTGCTGACGCGCTTCAACGGCTTCCCGTCGGCGACGATCACCGGCACGCCCAGGCCCGGCGAGAGCTCGGGGCAGATGCTCGCCGGCGTCGAGAAGCTGCTCAACGACAAGTACGCGTCGCAGGGCATCGGCTTCGCCTACAGCGGCGAGAGCTACCAGGAGCAGGCGTCCGGCGGGACGAGCACGCGCGTGCTCGGGCTCGCGCTGGTGCTCGTCTTCCTAGTCCTCGCCGCGCAGTACGAGAGCTGGACGGTGCCGTTCGCGGTCCTGTTAGGCGTGCCGTTCGGGCTCCTGGGCGCGGTGGCGGCGGTGTGGCTGCGCGGGATGCCCAACGACGTGTACTTCCAGGTCGGGCTGTTCGCGGTGATCGGCCTCGCGGCCAAGAACGCGATCCTGATCGTGGAGTTCGCGACCGAGCTCGTCGCGCGGGGCGCGTCGGTGAAGGAGGCGGCGCTCGAGGCGGCGCGCGAGCGCTTCCGTCCGATCCTGATGACGTCGCTCGCCTTCATCCTCGGCGTCTCGCCGCTCATCGTCGCGAGCGGCGCGGGGGCGGGGAGCCGGCACTCGTTGGGCACGAGCGTGTTCTTTGGGATGCTCGGCGCGACGACGCTCGGCGTCTTTTTCATCCCGCTGTTTTACAGCACCATCCGCGGATTCGTCGCGCGGCGGGCGGGCGGGGCGTCGACCGCGGGGCCGGGCGCGGTGCCCGGGGCGCCGTCGAGCGCGCCCCCGGCCGTTGCCCCCGGCGCGCCGGTCCCGGCGCTCGCCGCCGTGCGGGGGAGCTGACGATGTCGCGCCTCCTACGGTCCGCGGCGCCCGGCGTCGCCCTCGTCCTGGCCGGCGCCTGCGCCGTCGGTCCCTCGACGCGCGTGAACACCGCGGTCGCGCCGGTGGTCGGCCCGACCGCCGCGGCGACGCCGGCCGGCACGCGCGCGCTCCTCGACTCGCTCGCGGTGGTCCGCGCGGACGAACACGCCGGCGCGGGCGCGTCCGGCGTGGGCACGTCCGGCGCGGGCGGGTCGGGTGTTCCCGGCGCGCCGGCGACCGGCGACGCGACGCGCCCGCTCTGGGCGCCGGCGCGGCTCGCCACCGACACGGCGCGCGAGCTGCGCTGGCTCGACGTGCTGCGCGACCCGACGCTCGTCGCGCTCGTCGGCGACGCGGTCGCGAACAACCGCGACCTCCGCGTCGCGCAGGCGCGGATCCGCGAGTACCGCGCGGCGTTGGGCGTCGCCCGCAGCAGCTTCTTCCCGCAGGTCACCGCGACCGCCGCGCGCTCGACCAACCGGACGGTATTCGGTCCGTTAGGCTTCAGGTACAACGCGACGCAGGTCGTCGGCGACGCGTCGCTCGAGCTCGACGTGTGGGGCCGGATCCGCCGCAACACCGAGGCGGCGCGCTTGGACCTCGGCGCGCAGCAGGAGGACCTGCGCCAGACCACGCTGACGCTCGTCGGCGACGTCGCGACCGCGTACCTCCAGATCCGCGAACTCGACGAGAACCTCGCGGTCGCCGACCAGACCGTGGCGTCGCGCCGCGCGACGCTCGACATCGCCCGGCGCCGCTTCCAGCAGGGCGTGACGTCGGAGCTGGACGTGCGCACCTTCGAGGCGGAGCTCGCCGCTCCGGCCACGCAGGTCGCCACGCTCGCGCTGCAGCGCACGCAGCAGGAGAACCAGCTCGCGCTCCTGCTCGGGCGCGGGCCGACGCCGATCCCGCGCGGGCGGCCGCTGGCCGAGGTCGTCGCGGCGGTGACCGTGCCGGACTCCGTCCCGGGCGCGATCATCGCGGACCGGCCCGACGTGCGGGCGGCCGCGCGCGCACTCCAGGCGTCGATCGCGCGCGTCGGCGCGGCGGTCGCGAACCGCCTACCCACGGTCACCCTGAGCGGCGACTACGGCACGCAGCAGCCCGGCTACCGCAACCTGTTCCGCCAGTCGGGCGAGCTCTACACCGCGCAGGCCGGCCTCTCGATCCCGCTCTTCACCGGCGGGCGCCTCGCGGCGGAGGAGCGCGAGGCGCGGGCGCGGGCGGACGAGGCGCGCGGGCAGTACGAGCAGACCGTGTACACGGCGCAGCGCGAGATCAACGACGCGCTCGCCGGCGTGCGGCTCGGCCGCGACCAGCTCGTCGCGCAGGCGACCCAGGCGCAGGCGCTCCAGCGCGCGTTCGCGATCGCACAGGCGCGCTACCGGAGCGGCGTGTCGACGTACCTCGAGGTGCTCGACGCGCAGCGACAGCTGTTCGCCGCCCAGCTCGCGCTCGTGCAGGACGAGCGGCAGTACCTGGTCGCGACCGTGGACCTGTACCGCGCGCTCGGCGGCGGGAGGGACGTGGTACCGCGCTGAGGACGGCGGGGCGCCGTTCTCAGCGCGCCGGCGCGTCGTCACGCGGCGGCGTGCGCGGGCAGACACTACACGACCGCCGCCGCTCCTGCGGATCCGCCGCCGCGCGTTTCGCGTTAGGCCCGCTCGTCAGGCCCGGCGCCGCACGCGCGCCCGGTCGCGCGCGTACGGTCCCCGAACGCCTCGACGCGCCGCCGCTCCTCGAGCGGGCTCACGACCCAGTGCAGGTATGCCACAACGAGCGGTAGCAGGACGGGCGGCTACCGCTGCCGCGGCGGCCCGACCTCTCCCAGCGCCGCGCGCACGAGCCCGGCGGACGTCGGGGTGCGGGTCGGCCGGTACGGCCCGCGCGGGACGAGCGCCGCCGAACGCTGCCCGGGTACGGTGGGAGTGCGCGCCCGCCGGCAGAGCCGCCAGGCCCCGGCCGGCGACGACCGCCCCAGCTGCGAACAGCACCGCGTCGGCGGGAGCCGCCCGGCCGGCGAGCGACGTCGGGGTCGCGGAGCGCGGCCGCCGACGCGAGTGGTCGCGCGTGTTCGCACGTCAGGACGAGTGTGCAAACGCTCGGGCGAACGTCCGGTCGAGCGTGGCGGCGCCCCCACGACGAGCGCGTGCGCTGCGAGGGCGGTGTGTCCGGGGGCACGTGTCGAGCCCGAGAATGAACGCGCCCCCACTGCCGGTGCGTCGGGCAGCTGCGCGGAGCCGGCTGCGGTCACGCCGGCGAGCACGAGCCGCGGTCAGAGCGGCCAGACGACGGGCGCTCGTCTCACTCGTGCGACCGCGCTTCGCACTCCGGCCGGCGCCGCAGCGTACAGGACGCCCGGGGCGGCTGGTCGGAGTGCGGGGAACGCGGGGGCGAGTAGCAGGCACGCACTGCCGGCGGCGCCCCCAAGCGTCACGCCGGGGGACGTCGACGTGTGCCGCGCCACGTACACGGGCGAGGGTGTGTTGAGCTTCGGGTGGGCCGCGCCGTCTTCGTTCTCGGTGGTGTTGAGGCGGGCGTGACGCCGGCGCACGATGGAGTGAGTGCCTGCCGCGGCGCGGTCGCCGTTGGCGCGCCGGCGCGTGGGGCCCGCGGGCGTATCGATGGCGGCGGCCTGCCGAGTCGCGAGCACCGACCGGCCGCCTTCCGGCCGCTAGGAGTCCGTGAATGGCCGGCGCACCTCACGCCCTGCGCTCGCCCCCTCGCCAGGCACCGCGCGCTCCTCGCCCATGAGCAGCACCAGGTCGCCGCGCACCCTGACGTACTCCACGGTCCGCCCGTCGCGGCGGCAGCAGATCTTCCCGGGATCTTCCCGGTGCCGCCACGCGGCCGCGTGCCAAGCGGCCGCGATGCGCGGGTCGCGGGCGGCGGCCGCAACGTCGGCGTCGACCGGCCGCCACTGCGCGCCGGCCTGGCCCACCCGAGGGCAAGCGCCGCGGAGACGATCGCGCCGGGATCGTGGTCGCCCGCCGCGTCCGACACCCGCGCGTGTGCGCCCGCGCGTTCCTGCCGTCTGCGCTCATGGTTACGCACCGATCCGCCCTCGCGCCCCGGCGCCGTATTCGCCCCGCTTCGGTCGTCAATGAGCCGACCTCGCGTGGGCTGGGTCGACGTCGACCGCGCGGGCGTCACGACGTCCCGAAACTCGGTCGTAGCATCAGCGGCTCATGCCGCGCCCGGCGACGCGTTCTGGGACACCCCGACCGGCGACGTCGCGATTGGACGCAGCGTTCCTCCGGGAACGCGTGATAACGGGCCGGCGGCAACGCGGCAGGCCGGGCTGGCGCCCCGACGGACGCCGGCGAGATTACGGCGGCGTGGGCCGGTGCAACGTTGCGTAGAGAAGGCCGCACTCACGCCGTCTTGAGCCGCCCGCGTACGCAACTGAATAGGCGTTGGGCGGCGACGAGTGCGGTCGCCAGGACGGCTGTGGCGGTTCCTCGCCGGTCGCGGGCTGGCAGCGTGGCGGGACCCGCGCGCGCGGGGTAAGTTCGTCGCATGGGCCGCCACGAGAAGCTCCTCGCGCAGATCCTGGGCGGGCGCGCGGACGCGAACGTCGGCTTCGACGCGCTCCGGGCGTTGTTGCGGCACCTCGGTTTCGAGGAACGCACCCGCGGCAGCCATCACGTGTTCCGGCGCGCCGGGGTGGCAGCCCTGATCAACTTGCAGCGCGACGGCGACAAGGCGACGGTGTACCCGGTGCGGCAGGTCCGCGCGATCTTGGTCGAGCACGGCCTCACCGCCGGCGAGCCGCCCGACCCAGCGGAGGGGGAATGAGCGTGAGCGACGCGTACAAGTACGAGTTGATTGTCTACTGGAGCGCGGCAGACGGCGCCTTCGTCGTGGACGTGCCCGAGCTGCCCGAGCTGCCCGGGTGCGCCGCGCACGGCGCCACGCCGAGCGCGGCCGTAGCGAGTGCGCAGGAGGCGATCGGGCTCTGGATCGAGACGGCGCGCGAGTTCGGTGACGCGGTGCCCGAGCCGAAGGGGCGGCGGCTGCTACTCGCGTGACGCCGCCTAACGTTGCGTTGCAGCAGGCGCAGCGGGCCGACGCCCCGCGTGGCGGGACGGCTCCGGGTAGCCCGCTGCGCAGCTGAACTTGGGCGTTGGACGGCTACGAGCAAATGACCGACGATCAGGACGAGATCGAAACCGAGATCCTCGATGCTCTCGCCAGTGCAGCGGACGCTCGTCGTCCGTACGCCGGCTTTTTCTCCTGGCCCGACCCGGACGTCGCCGAACGCGGAGTTGCCGCGGACTTCGCGGCCGCGGCGGCCGGCGTGGAGCCGGGCCTGCCCTGGGACGAGCTACGCTCTCGCGGCCGGGGCAACGATCCTCCGGATTGCGAAGCGGTGGACTCGACCGGGCGAAGGATCGCGATCGAGATCACCGAGATTGTCGATGGCCGGCCGATCGCTGCGGCGACCGCCACCCGTCGTCCGCAGGAGCGGCTATGGGCCATCTGGAAGCGCGAGCGGTTTCTACAAGAGGCTCAGCGCCGGCTCACCGAGAAGGACGGCAAGGTGCTCAAGGACGGCCCGTACGACGAGTACATCGTCATCATCCACACCGACGAGCCCACGCTCGATGCGGAGCGCGTGGGCGAGTGGTTGACCGACCACAGGTTCGACCAACCGCGGCAGCTGAGCCGTGCGTACCTTCTCCTCTCGTACGATCCACGTCCGGCCAGCTACCCCTACTTCAAGCTCTCGTGGTGAGCATGAAGCGTTTGTTCAACAGCCGCGGTCAGCACATCGCCAACGAATCGGGAGGCCGCCTCTACGCACCCGCCGGTGGCAACGTCGGCCGTCAGATCGACGGTGCAGGCATCTTCGTCGACCTCAACGGCCGGTACTTGGGTGAGGTGGTGTACGGCGACCGATTGCTGAGCGACCAGTCTTCGGGTTACCGAGCCACCAACTTTGGCAACGCCGGTACCACGGGAAGCATCGGCAATGCTGGTGACCCCGGGAGCCACGGGGCGATCGGTGTGCCAGGCGGGTACGAGGATATCGCGCCGGATCGCTTACGTTAGAGGATCACGCGCCAGCCGTCCAACGAGGCGTTGAAGCTGTCGGGTATGCACGGATGCTATGCCGCGGCCCTCGGCGCTGTCTCGCCTCGGCATCACCGCTCGCTCACAACCCGCAGACAAGCTAAGGGAGATCAAGTCCCGGCCATGGCGAGTTCTGGTGCGGGTACGGTGCCGAAGCGGGCGGGGAGTTCGTAGCCTTTCGCGTGCAGGAGGACGCTGTACGTGATGTGCAGGAGTTGGTGGGCCACGTGGCTGAGCGCGACTAGGTAGGGCTTCCCGCGGGCGCGTTGGGCGTCGTAGACCGCCTGGCACTGCGGGTCGGTGCGCGCGGCCGAGCGGGCGGCGAGCATGACGGCGCGGCGCACGTACCGATTGCCGCGCTTGCTCATGCGCGCGTGCCCGGCGGAGCGGCCCGACTGCTTGACCTGGGCGTCGAGGCCGACGGCGGCGACGAGCTTGTCGGCCCCGTGCTTCGGCTTCTTGAGGGTGCGCGCCTGCTCGCGCGCCTGCGCGGCGAAGCGCGCCATCGCCGGGAGCTCGGCGAGCCACGTCCGCACGGTCTCGCGGCCGAAGCCCGGCACGGTCGCGAGCAGGGCGCGGGTCGGGGCGTCGTCGGCCTGCAGCGCGTCGAGGCGCTCGCCTAACGCGACGACGTGCGCGCGCAGCTGCTCGAGGTGGGTGACGAGGGTCTGGACCGCGACGGCGGCCGCGCCGTACGGGTCGACGACGCCGACCGAGGCGGCGGCGCAGGTGCGCAGCGCGCGCGCCGTCTCGGCCCCGAGATGGCCGCGGCTGGCCGCGTGGAGCACGCGCGTGACCTCGGACGCGCGCGCTCGGGCGAGGGCCGCGGGCGTCGCCCACCGGGCGAGGACGGCGAGCGCGCTCGGGCTCCCGAGGTCGGAGAACACGGCGGCGAACTCGGGGAAGAGCGGGTCGAGCACGGTGTGCAGCTTCGTGAGCTGGCGCGCGCGGAGCTCGACCATCTCGGTCCGGAGTCGGCTGA is drawn from Gemmatimonadetes bacterium T265 and contains these coding sequences:
- a CDS encoding MexX family efflux pump subunit (frameshifted, deletion at around 10827;~possible pseudo due to internal stop codon), whose translation is MPPAAPAPAARTQRDLPSARETFMRIPFMHVPFGPTPRRLLLGAAAAALAGCQQAKSAPPPPPPAEVSVVTATPQTTEEPLEFEGQVRAFRTVQVRAQVSGVITARPFTEGTEVRAGDVLYRIDPTTYDADYRGSVARAAQAQAQLSNAQTNAGRLRPLLADNAVARQDVDNAESGVAQYRAALADARATVDRSRKSLSETVVRAEISGRVGRALLDLGTRVTGPGDVLTTVDVVDPVYVSFRPSARQLLRWRRDPALARAIAPGGAARVEAVLADGHPFPGEGRIGYVDPVVDSATGTQEYRATFVHPRALLVPGQFVRVRLRGLERRDAILVPQRAVIEQMGRQTVYVVDSSNKIVARQVTATGWSGGDWLIEQGLAPGERVVVDGVQKIGPGAPVRPTPLAAAAAGGSAATTPPAAAARSGS
- a CDS encoding multidrug efflux RND transporter permease subunit → MSAAPRNGTPNGAASNGTGSNGSHGANGAPPAAAPAAVREYLFVRRPVLAIVISAAVTLLGLIAMLALPINRYPQITPPSIQVVAVYPGASAQDVATSVAAPIEQQLNGLNGLLYYKSSNSSDGVMNLSVTFDIARDQDLAAVDVQNAISVASPQLPAAVRQNGITVTKANADILMVGALTSSNPGDGAAYLTNYGKLYVENEMKRLPGVGDASFFSPLDFSMLLSLDPEKMAQLGITVDDVQAAVQQQNATQPGGRLGREPSPAGTQLTIPVATSGQLTTPEQFGAIIVRALPNGSLVRVRDIASVHLGSRQYDISGRLNGKETALFGVYARPGANNLAVKAAVVARMNELAKAFPAGVRWTIPFDTTPFINESIREVIITLAEAMGLVTLVVFVFLQSWRATLIPVLAVPVSIIGTFLGIAALGFTINTLTLFGMVLAIGIVVDDAIVVIENVERIMSTEHVSARVATNRAMGQISGALIAIVLVLCSVFIPVAFVPGITGAMYKQFAVTLVFAVLLSGMVALTLTPALCSLLLKETPEGETHGRFFTWFNKRFGSLTNGYLRAAGGVVRRPRVWYPVFAMAVALIAVLFRRVPSGFVPSEDKGYFALSVQLPDAASLQRTIATVQQVEQIARAEPAVKDVVAIAGLDLLTTSNQTNTATIFVGLKPWGERGPGEDVESILARVNGKLFGLKQAIGFGFNLPEIPGLGTTAGLEMNLQQRSGTDIAAFGGAVHQFVQDANKVATQGANGGVRTDVPQLFVHVDEDAARARGVGTSSVFATLQTMLSTLYINDFTLYGRPYRVQAEAQQQFRQTPEDVGRFYVRGAGGAMIPVSALVTTEMRSAPSLLTRFNGFPSATITGTPRPGESSGQMLAGVEKLLNDKYASQGIGFAYSGESYQEQASGGTSTRVLGLALVLVFLVLAAQYESWTVPFAVLLGVPFGLLGAVAAVWLRGMPNDVYFQVGLFAVIGLAAKNAILIVEFATELVARGASVKEAALEAARERFRPILMTSLAFILGVSPLIVASGAGAGSRHSLGTSVFFGMLGATTLGVFFIPLFYSTIRGFVARRAGGASTAGPGAVPGAPSSAPPAVAPGAPVPALAAVRGS
- a CDS encoding outer membrane efflux protein, with translation MSRLLRSAAPGVALVLAGACAVGPSTRVNTAVAPVVGPTAAATPAGTRALLDSLAVVRADEHAGAGASGVGTSGAGGSGVPGAPATGDATRPLWAPARLATDTARELRWLDVLRDPTLVALVGDAVANNRDLRVAQARIREYRAALGVARSSFFPQVTATAARSTNRTVFGPLGFRYNATQVVGDASLELDVWGRIRRNTEAARLDLGAQQEDLRQTTLTLVGDVATAYLQIRELDENLAVADQTVASRRATLDIARRRFQQGVTSELDVRTFEAELAAPATQVATLALQRTQQENQLALLLGRGPTPIPRGRPLAEVVAAVTVPDSVPGAIIADRPDVRAAARALQASIARVGAAVANRLPTVTLSGDYGTQQPGYRNLFRQSGELYTAQAGLSIPLFTGGRLAAEEREARARADEARGQYEQTVYTAQREINDALAGVRLGRDQLVAQATQAQALQRAFAIAQARYRSGVSTYLEVLDAQRQLFAAQLALVQDERQYLVATVDLYRALGGGRDVVPR
- a CDS encoding toxin HicA, translated to MGRHEKLLAQILGGRADANVGFDALRALLRHLGFEERTRGSHHVFRRAGVAALINLQRDGDKATVYPVRQVRAILVEHGLTAGEPPDPAEGE
- a CDS encoding HicB family protein, which codes for MSVSDAYKYELIVYWSAADGAFVVDVPELPELPGCAAHGATPSAAVASAQEAIGLWIETAREFGDAVPEPKGRRLLLA
- a CDS encoding IS110 family transposase, coding for MMYLGFDIGKRWHDAALLDGDGELVWQARFAPTRSGLTQLAARLADVPPADVQVGLEATGVYWLTLHAWLQQWGAPTVRVLNPLQTRAFRNANLRGAKTDRIDAVVIARLLHWGGKRLASHAVPEDRQAAAREISRLRTEMVELRARQLTKLHTVLDPLFPEFAAVFSDLGSPSALAVLARWATPAALARARASEVTRVLHAASRGHLGAETARALRTCAAASVGVVDPYGAAAVAVQTLVTHLEQLRAHVVALGERLDALQADDAPTRALLATVPGFGRETVRTWLAELPAMARFAAQAREQARTLKKPKHGADKLVAAVGLDAQVKQSGRSAGHARMSKRGNRYVRRAVMLAARSAARTDPQCQAVYDAQRARGKPYLVALSHVAHQLLHITYSVLLHAKGYELPARFGTVPAPELAMAGT